The Gemmatimonas aurantiaca T-27 DNA segment GCGCTCAACACGATTTCGCCCGTCTCTTCCAGTGCGCGCACCTTCGAGACGATGTCCGTCTGTGCCGCTTCGACATCGCGCATCTTGACCGGTCCCAGGAACTCCATCTCTTCCTTGAGGCCTGCCACGGCGCGCTGCGACATGGTGCCCATGATCTTCTGCTTGAGGTCCGGGCTCGCGGCCTTGAGAGCCAGCGCGAGCTGCTTGACGTCCACTTCGCGCAGCAGACGCTGCAGGGACTTGTCGTCGAGCGAGGACAGATCCTCGAACACGAACATGAGGTTCTTGATCTGATCGCTGAGATGCGGATCCTTCTCGGCCACCAGGTCGAGCACTTCCTTCTCGAGCGACGAGCTGACGAGGTTGAGCACTGCGGCCACTGCGGCCGGGCCACCCACGCTCGACATACCCTGCGAAAACGCGAGGTCCGCTTCGTTGCCGATCGCGCGCTCGACCAGCGAGATCATCTCGGGCGACACCTTCTCCATGCGGGCAATGCGGAACATGACCTCGCCACCGAGCGCGGGGTCGAATTCACGAATGATCGCGGCCACGTGTGCCGGGTCGAGATGCGCGAGGATCAGCGCGATGGTCTGCGGGTGTTCACCGCGCAGTGTGTTGCCAAGCTGCTGCGGATCGGCACGACGCAGACGGCCAAAACGATCGCTATCAGCGAGCTGACCCTGGATACGCTTGAGGATCTGTTGCGCCTTGGCCGGACCAAACGCCTTCTCGAGTACGTCCTTGGCGAACTCCACGCCGCCGGTGGTGATCGAGTCCACGCCGAGCGTGATCTCGAGCCACTCGAGCAGCACGGCATCGATCGTGGTGGGCGGCACCCGATCGAGCTGCGCCATTTCCAGCGCGACGATTTCGGCTTCTTCCGGGTGCAGACCGCCGGTGATCTTGGCGGCATGCTCGGCACCGATCGCCATGCACAGGATCGCCACCTTCTGGCGTCCCGTCAGGCGATCCGGTGCGTACCGATCGTCGGTGTTCTTGTTGCGGGCAACGGCAGTCATGGTGTTTCCGGCGCTCACTGACGGAGCCAGTTGCGGACGACGCGAAGTGCGGCATCCGGGCGCTGGTCAACGGTGGCCATGGCTTGTTCGCGCTCCGGCGTCGTCGGCGGCGGCGGCAGCACGATCTGACGGCGCTGTTCTTCGATGAGCGCCATCTGATCCATCGGTTCTTCGTCGAGCATTTCCTGCATGGCCTGCTGCATCTGCGTGCTGGCCGGCAATTCGGCATACGCAGGAGCTGCAGGAAGCACGGCCGGCGCTTCGATCTGCTGCTTCTTCGGACGGAGCAGCACCACCGTCACCAGCGCCAGGATGAGCAGTACCACGAGGGCGGCGATCGCCACCACCGGCTTCGGGTTGCTCTGAATGCGACCCAGCAGATCGGTGGGCACCGGATTGGTTTCCTTCACGGCCACTACCGGCGCCGGCATATCAAACGGCGCGCTGACCACCGAGATCATGTCGCCGCGCGTGGAGTCGACGCCCAGTGCATTGCGCACCAGCGCTTCGATGCGCGTGAGTTCGTCCGGCGTACGGGTTTCGATGGTCGGCGCTACCGGCGGCAGAGCCGCAGCGGCTGCAGCAGCGGCGGAATCGGCCGGCACCGGAGCGGCCGGCGGCAGCACCACCCGATCGGCCACCAGCACGGCCACCGTGAGCTTCTTGATGTTGCCGACGGCGCCCGTGAAATTCTCGACGCTGCGGGTGTTTTCGTATGACGTAGCCGTGGTGGAGTAACCCGCACCCTGCTGCGGATTGCTCGGTGTCACTTCGGCCTTCTGTTCCGTGGCAATGGCCTGCCGGTCAGGATCAACCGCCTGCACCGTGCGTTCGACCTTGTCGAAGTTCATCGACGCCGACACCTGCACACGCGCATTGCCCGAACCCACCAGGCTCGAGAGCAACTTGTCGGCCTTCTGTTCGAGGTAGGACTCGGCTTCGCGCTGCACCGAGAGCTGCCGGCTGGTCAGGCCGGCCATCGAACCATCGTCTTCCATGGTGAGTGCTTCGCCACGTTCGTCCACGATGGTGACATGTTCGGGCTCGAGGCCACCCACGCTGCTGGCCACCAGGCTGGCGATGCCACGCACGGCTTCTGCGCGCGGCGCAATGCTGTTGTTCATCGCCAGCGTCACGGAAGCCTTCGACGGGCGCTCGTTCTGCTTGAAGAGCTGATCATCCTC contains these protein-coding regions:
- the fliG gene encoding flagellar motor switch protein FliG; translated protein: MTAVARNKNTDDRYAPDRLTGRQKVAILCMAIGAEHAAKITGGLHPEEAEIVALEMAQLDRVPPTTIDAVLLEWLEITLGVDSITTGGVEFAKDVLEKAFGPAKAQQILKRIQGQLADSDRFGRLRRADPQQLGNTLRGEHPQTIALILAHLDPAHVAAIIREFDPALGGEVMFRIARMEKVSPEMISLVERAIGNEADLAFSQGMSSVGGPAAVAAVLNLVSSSLEKEVLDLVAEKDPHLSDQIKNLMFVFEDLSSLDDKSLQRLLREVDVKQLALALKAASPDLKQKIMGTMSQRAVAGLKEEMEFLGPVKMRDVEAAQTDIVSKVRALEETGEIVLSAGTDDVIV
- the fliF gene encoding flagellar basal-body MS-ring/collar protein FliF is translated as MNSLLESLTGRLGGARQAMIIAVGVVVTALVFGVSRWATKPTMVPLYADVPVEQVKAMTDKLTEAGITYELDRTGSTIMVQSADLARARVDLAAGTVPNSGRPGLELFDKPTWGMTDFTQKVNYRRALEGELERTISKMKDVKSVKVHLAIEDDQLFKQNERPSKASVTLAMNNSIAPRAEAVRGIASLVASSVGGLEPEHVTIVDERGEALTMEDDGSMAGLTSRQLSVQREAESYLEQKADKLLSSLVGSGNARVQVSASMNFDKVERTVQAVDPDRQAIATEQKAEVTPSNPQQGAGYSTTATSYENTRSVENFTGAVGNIKKLTVAVLVADRVVLPPAAPVPADSAAAAAAAALPPVAPTIETRTPDELTRIEALVRNALGVDSTRGDMISVVSAPFDMPAPVVAVKETNPVPTDLLGRIQSNPKPVVAIAALVVLLILALVTVVLLRPKKQQIEAPAVLPAAPAYAELPASTQMQQAMQEMLDEEPMDQMALIEEQRRQIVLPPPPTTPEREQAMATVDQRPDAALRVVRNWLRQ